In Lentisphaera araneosa HTCC2155, the genomic window CTATCACATGTTTCAGAGCTGTTTGAACTACTCGATCACGCACTGTGGGTATTCCCAGAGGTCTGGTCTTTCGACCATCACCTTTTGGGATTTCCACTCGGCGCACTGCACTGGGATCATACCTTCCGTCTTGCAGTTCTTCGAGAAGCTTAGCATTATTATACTCCAGCTCTGATTCGTAGCGCTCGATTGATACCATGTCCACTCCATGTTTGCCCTTATTTGAACACACTTTCTCCCAAGCCTCCATAATATTATTCTTACGCATCAGCTTATCTGATAAGCTGTACCACTTGCCTCTTTCAACTCCTCTATGAAGAGTTTTCAGCATCTGATCCGTCCAGACAGAAGGTGACGCCCACGCTTGTATTTCAACAAAGCGTTCATCTCGTCCTAATATTTGTTTAGCCATTTCTGACATTCTTATATTCCTTCTATTCTTTTCTTCTCAGTTTCACCTTCCTGCCCCCCTTTGCTCCAGTGACTTTCACCACCTTCATCGCTACTATGAGGGCTCTGACTCCTGCGTGGCGGATTAATCCGTACTGCCCACACAGGTCTCCCTACTTGATCCACAACACCTTCACACCATTCCGTCACCAAACACCTGTCAGCGTCTATACACCGCTTTTCTTTCCGCCTTTCTTCAGCGTGTATAACTTGAGCAGTTGGCTTACTTCGCCCTCAGGCTACGCAGCTCTTCCTCCCACTCTCTGGTCTTCGCCATGATATAGCAGGCTCGACACCCTGACCGGCCGAAACGCGTTCGTCATCCTACGGACTGATATTTCGTCTAGGCCCTACTACCCACCCCGTTTCACAACGACGCAGTTGACTTCGACTACAGGGCTGACGGTCAACCCTGACGAGGTCTTTCACCTCGCTGATGTTGTGTACGCATAGGCGTACTATATCATGCCTTCGGCATTCAATTGAGCAGTTTTGAGTACCGAAGGTACGCCATAAAGAAGCTTGGCTCGTGAGAGCTAGGAGATAAGGTCGATCAAAAACGTGAGTGCCGAAGGTACGGCATAGAGAAAACAAAATTCATCCACAGATTCCCCAGATTAACACAGATAAAACTGCCAACAGATAACTAATCACTTTTTTAAAGCAGGAAGGATTCCTGCGCTCCCAGCAAAAAAACCTGCAGGCCTCTTGCTTCTTTCAGCGTAGCGATCTTTCAGCGTAGCGATCTTTCAGCGTAGCGATCTTTCAGCGCAGCGATCTTTCAGCGTAGCGGTTTTTCAGCGTAGCGGTTTTTCAGCGTAGCGGTCTTACTTCTTTTTCTTCTTACTTTTTTTATCTTTCTTACCTGTACTTATCTTCACTTCCAAACCCAAAGTCTCGGCAATTGCCATCTGCATCCGTGGTACATATCCCCCTGCTTTACTCGCAAGAGCTTGTTTGGCCAAAGGTCGACCTTGCTCACCCATCCAGTCAAGCACATTCAAAGCAAATAACAAAGCAGGAGCTTCCTTCTCGATAATCGCTCCGATAGTCTCATAGCATTTATCCGCATCACCAATTTTCAAAAGTGCCCATGCTGCAATGATGCGCACGTGATCTGATTCGTCATTTAAAGCCTTTATCAATGGTGTTCTTGCGGACTTCGCAGCTTCTTCAAGGAGAAGCAATCCCATAGCGCCCCAATAACGAAGTTCCGGGGACTGGTCCTCAAGTAAGTGAATGAGCTGCTCTAAGTTCGCGGGATCTTTCGCTAGTGCCACATCTATTGCATCCAAACACCCCGCATGATTAAACATTTTGGGATCACGAACTAAGTCATACATGCTTGTATTATGTTTTTCAGCTAGGCGTAGCATTTCATATTCAGGAAGAAGTCCCGCATCATAATACTTTTCCTGCGCATTTCGCAAAGCCTTACGCATCTGTACTGCTACTTCTTTAAACTCTGGGTGATCAATGAGGTTATTGATATTATCTGAGTCCGAGCTCCTATCATAGAGTTCTTCTGTATGCGTCTTTGCATGGAAAAAACGGCTACTGACTTCATTGGTATTTCCCGCTTTATGCTCCGCGACCCAGGACTGCGCGGCAGGCATTTTCCACAAATAATTTAACATCGCTCCTCGAGGGGCAAAGGGCATGTAGTTTCTAATATAAGTGTATCGGCCCTTGCGTACTGAACGCTCATTATCGACGCGTTCGTCCATGCGTCCACGGAAACTGAAGTGATACTCTGCCTCTGCTTCTTTCTCCTTTCCTAAAAAGACACGTCCCTGCATTGATTGTGGAATTTCTGATCCCGTAATACTCAACCAAGTTTTGGGCATATCCACAAAGCTGACCAATTCTTTAATGCGTGCGCCTCGCTTCTCCGCTGGCCAGAGATGCTTATACTTTTCCGGAATACGAATAATTAGCGGTGCATGAATTCCGCTCTCAAAGAGAAAGCGCTTACTCCGTGGTAAAACTCCACCATGATCGGAGCAATAGATGACAATTGTATCATCTGCTAAACCATCTTCTTCCAAAAGCTTCAAAGTATAACCAATTTCCGTATCCATCTTCGATATTTGGTCATGGTATTTAGAGTAATTTTGTCTCATTATGGGTGTGTCTGGGTGGTACTTTGCGAGCTGTACCTTGGCTGGATCAAGTTTGTAGTCCTTGAGGCCATGTGCCTTACTTTCGTGACTCGTCATCGTATTGATCACACAGAAAAATGGTTGATCCTTCTTGCGCAGACGCCAAAAATGAAAGGTACTGCGGATGTCCTTGTTTTCTTTTTTCGATTGAAAGTCCCAAATCTTTTTAGTCGTGCGCCCCTTAGACCCCAAGTTATAATCTGTTTTAAATCCATTTGCGGTAAAATAACCTGCCTTCTGCAGCTGCTGTGGATAAAGTTTGATCTTGTCATAGGGAATTGCATGCGAACTTCGCATTGGGTGCGTGCCCATAGAAACGGCATTCACACCTGTTAACCACGTGCAACGCGAGGGAGCACAAACGGGTGCATTGGCAAAGGTATTCTCATACAAGAAGCCATCGGCCGCTAGCTTGTCAAGATTTGGAGTTTTGGCATTTTCGTTACCATAACAGCCCAACCAAGATGCATTATTATCTTCACTCGTCAGCCATAGAATATTAGGGCGCTCTAGCTCAAAAGCTTGGCTGATTACAGATGAGGCACAAATTGCCCAAGTCACTAGAAGTTTTCTTAACATTTTATATTCCTTTTTCCCTTCACCTTTTCAGCAAAAATTTTCATTCGGATCAATTAATATTTGTAATATAAGCACCGACGAAATGCCATTTTGGGACAGTGAAAATAAAAAAGCTCCATCAATCAGCATGAATGATGGAGCTTAATGAAATGATTATGAAGAGATCTTTAGCGAATGGA contains:
- a CDS encoding sulfatase-like hydrolase/transferase, which translates into the protein MLRKLLVTWAICASSVISQAFELERPNILWLTSEDNNASWLGCYGNENAKTPNLDKLAADGFLYENTFANAPVCAPSRCTWLTGVNAVSMGTHPMRSSHAIPYDKIKLYPQQLQKAGYFTANGFKTDYNLGSKGRTTKKIWDFQSKKENKDIRSTFHFWRLRKKDQPFFCVINTMTSHESKAHGLKDYKLDPAKVQLAKYHPDTPIMRQNYSKYHDQISKMDTEIGYTLKLLEEDGLADDTIVIYCSDHGGVLPRSKRFLFESGIHAPLIIRIPEKYKHLWPAEKRGARIKELVSFVDMPKTWLSITGSEIPQSMQGRVFLGKEKEAEAEYHFSFRGRMDERVDNERSVRKGRYTYIRNYMPFAPRGAMLNYLWKMPAAQSWVAEHKAGNTNEVSSRFFHAKTHTEELYDRSSDSDNINNLIDHPEFKEVAVQMRKALRNAQEKYYDAGLLPEYEMLRLAEKHNTSMYDLVRDPKMFNHAGCLDAIDVALAKDPANLEQLIHLLEDQSPELRYWGAMGLLLLEEAAKSARTPLIKALNDESDHVRIIAAWALLKIGDADKCYETIGAIIEKEAPALLFALNVLDWMGEQGRPLAKQALASKAGGYVPRMQMAIAETLGLEVKISTGKKDKKSKKKKK